The Jiangella sp. DSM 45060 genome contains the following window.
GGGTCGAGGATGCCGATGTCGCCGGGCCACAGCCGGTGCTGCGGGTAGCGCGCGGCGACGTCGCCGGTGTCGAGGAGCTCGTGCTCGAGCCCGTAGGCGCGGACGGACTCGAGGACGTTGACGATGTGCTCCGCGTTCGCCGGGCCGAGCACCAGCTCGCCGTTGAGACGCAGCAGCTCACGGCCGGTCTGCGCCTCCAGCTCGCGCCACAGCGCCAGGGCGGCCGAGCCGAACGGCACGTAGACGGGCTCGCGTGGGCTGGTGCTGCGGAACATGCGGGTCTCGCCGCCCATCGCGCTGCGGTCGTGCGGCACGCCGAACTGGTCGAAGCCGTGGACGGTGACGCCCCGGCCGGCCAGGCGCCACAGCGCCATGCTGCCGATCGACCCGACGCCGATGACCGCCGCTTCCGCGTCGTGCTGGCTCATGCGTGATCGTCCTCCTGGGTGATGGGGTGGTGCGGCGGTGGCGCCGCCGCCTCGACGCCTAGCGGCGTGGCGACGTCCGGCCGGGATCGAGCAGTTCGCGGGGGAGTGCTTCGCGCCACCACTGCTCGATCCGGCCGGGCGTCCATCCGCGCTCGTCGGTGAGAGTGGTGTAGGCGTCGATGTTGCAGAGGGCGGCGTAGATGTCGACCGCGGTGGGCAGGTCGATGCCGTCGCGCAGCGATCCCGGCGGCCACGACTCGAACACCTGCCGCCGGGTGCGGTCCGCGGCCTTGCGGCCGTTGGTGTAGAGGGCGGCGAGCTCGGGCTCGCTGCGCCCGGCGTCGCGGATCATGACGATGATGTCGCCGGCGCGTTCGTAGAGGCGGCGGTCGAAGGACGCCATGGCGGCGAGCTGGTCCGCCGGGTCGGCGGCGGGGTCCTCCAGCTCCGCCAGCTGCTGCGCGGGATCGGCCGAGAGGCCGGCGGCGTCGACGAGCGCGCGGGTGAGGCCGGTCTTGTTCTGGTAGGCGGCGTAGACCGTCGGCACCGAGACGCCGGCCTCGCGGGCGACGTCACGGACCGTGGTGGCGGCCCAGCCCTGCGCGAGGAAGAGCCGGCGCGCCGCCCGGGCGATCTCGGCCCGCGTCTGCAGCGCCTGCGTCTCGCGTCGCAGCGAGTCGTAGCGGCGTTTCTTGGGCTCCTCGGGCATACCCACCCCCATTGACTTTACGTATCTTCTAATGAATATAGTGCGTTCATGACAGGCTGTTGCTCCATCGTGCACCACTGCGACGTGTCATGACCCGCGAGCGGTCGGGGCCGGTGCTCGCCACGCTGTGCGTGGCCTTCCTCATGACGATGCTCGACACCACCATCGTCACCATCGCGCTCCCGGACATCCAGCACCGGCTCGACGCGTCGCTGACGCAGGCGCTGTGGGTGGTGAACGGCTACACGCTGGTCTTCGCGGCGCTGCTGCTGACCTTCGGCCGGCTCGGTGACCGGTACACGCCGCGGACGGTGTTCCTCGCCGGCCTGGCGACGTTCACCGTCGCGTCCGCGTGGTGCGGCCTGGCGCAGGACCCCGTCCAGCTGATCGCGGCCCGCGGGCTGCAGGGCGCCGGCGCCGCGATGCTGATGCCGCAGACGCTGACGCTGATCACGACGACGTTCCCCGCCGAGCGGCGCGGCTTCGCCTTCGGCGTGTGGAGCGGGGTCGCCGGGCTGGCGACGGTCGCCGGCCCGGCCGCGGGCGGGCTGCTGGTCGACACACTCACCTGGCGGTC
Protein-coding sequences here:
- a CDS encoding TetR/AcrR family transcriptional regulator, translating into MPEEPKKRRYDSLRRETQALQTRAEIARAARRLFLAQGWAATTVRDVAREAGVSVPTVYAAYQNKTGLTRALVDAAGLSADPAQQLAELEDPAADPADQLAAMASFDRRLYERAGDIIVMIRDAGRSEPELAALYTNGRKAADRTRRQVFESWPPGSLRDGIDLPTAVDIYAALCNIDAYTTLTDERGWTPGRIEQWWREALPRELLDPGRTSPRR